In Haematobia irritans isolate KBUSLIRL chromosome 1, ASM5000362v1, whole genome shotgun sequence, a genomic segment contains:
- the LOC142242045 gene encoding larval cuticle protein 65Ab1-like: MKFLIVLAALVAIALAAPTPDEHAEIVKSRSEIDHHHYAFDTETSDGIHRHENGEVKDYGKEHAILVHGSYSWKDHHDGKVHKVEYYADDHGYHPTHTTSDSH; the protein is encoded by the exons atgaaattcctCATTGTCTTAGCTGCTTTAGTTGCCATCGCCTTGGCAGCTCCCACCCCAGATGAGCATGCCGAAATCGTAAAATCCCGCTCTGAAATTGATCACCATCACTATGCATTCGA TACTGAGACCAGTGATGGCATTCATCGCCATGAAAATGGTGAAGTCAAGGATTATGGCAAGGAACATGCCATTCTTGTTCATGGATCCTACTCCTGGAAGGATCATCATGACGGCAAGGTCCACAAGGTAGAATATTATGCTGATGATCATGGTTACCATCCAACTCACACCACCTCCGACAGTCATTAA